The Paramisgurnus dabryanus chromosome 17, PD_genome_1.1, whole genome shotgun sequence genome includes the window TTaatgcattctgcagagaaggaggactggtgtTTATCCCGTTGTTGgaaaaaaggagaaaagatgacagaataacatggcagatattggattttgcttCTAACTACGATTTTCTTTTAATACTGACTTGATACAATACCGATTTTGGCgttaactatttaaaaaaaaaggcttttatcgcgttttggaaccaaactcttcaaataattttttcaacttgtttttataagttagtTAACTTATAACAAGTCAAAGCTTAAAacagtaggttgaattgacttgcataatcATGTTTTAACGTCATGCTGCattttgttttacagtgtgcttTGCTGCTACAGTGCTGCAGTGTCAACAGAAGCACactacatttttttcttatttcatcATGCAGGGAATGTAGTCGCTTGTTTGGGGAGGAAGGAATGTCTCTGAAGGTCCTTCTGAAGAGAACAGCACCTTTCTCCATCTTATGGACGCTGACTAACTACCTGTACCTCCTGGCGCTAAGGAAACTGACCGCCACAGACGTCTCAGCACTCTACTGCTGCCACAAAGCCTTTGTCTTCCTGCTGTCATGGATCGTCCTCAAAGATCGTTTCATGGGTGTGCGGGTAAGTATTTTCAACAATAACATATTCTTTAGAattcttgattctgattggtcatttTGTTGCCATTTATGTTGCAGCTATACGCATATTTCTATTGAATTATTTAGTAAATAgccagtaaataacaaattttGGAACACCATGTCAGATTTTACATTGCGACACACCTGACACCTGAAAAGTGAATGCTTCGGAACGATTGTTTCTGTTATTTCTTTTAATGATAATGTACTTTTAAGTTTTCATTTTTCTAGTGAGTTTTGTTTAAGTTGGTTATTACATGCTATTAAAAATAGAGTTTGacaattttatttgtgtgtttttgattgagttaaacgtgaaaattattgGGGCCTTACGATTACTACTGCACAAACTCTTTCTCCAATTGACGTCATCAGCGCAAGATGTCAAcagtcattttattttttttacttttttgatattttgagaTGCATcaactgatctatataaatgactggattgcgcatgacgtcacacttgtgaagccaccgcgccgccatgttggtatacccaaacgttcaatggacgttatcagattttaatgataaaacatcactttactcgtcttcgtttttatatgtgacgttaccctgtacattattacaacacaaacgtcctaagcatgtaaatagttatttactgaaagttgtacattttgcgttttaatcagttatcatacattcatctttattacagtatcagatcagtagacagaccgcagcatatttagtattaatgacaataaacgtgctcattctgaaatctaaataaataatcatgctttgtaccgtatgtgcatgcaataattttgtaattatgttatctaaacctACAAACTTATTTAGAAAAATAACGCttaccgtcacagtgtagctgaatgtcaaaaaaactttatttatacccgtgtcattaataaatgcagaagacacactcacctaaacgttttttttataaatccattatcctgcccgattaaaacataaacattgcaaataacaccagaattaacaaataatttacgtacacatatcttaaaaatgtaccttgtgtaactgatacgctgtaaagggggtaaattttgatcatgattttgaatggaagtcaatgacgccctctgccggctgggtataccaagatggccgcttgaactctgcgctggcttcacctcacgcagttacgtcaagcgttctatgcacAATCCagcatttatatagatcagtggatgCATCATCCGTTCTTTTGCAGTCTATGGTGGCAATTAATTGACTGTGCATTATTGCTTAAAGTGTGTTTTATAATGAGTTAAATAAATGATTCTGAAATTATTTGTGAATTTTGGATTTGAAACTGCAGCATGATGAGTATGCAGAGGGAACACTGAGTTACTGAatttttacaaaacaaaactttttttttgtgtgtgtgaatttATCATAAGAAGACTTTGCTTGGCAACAGCAGTTATTGTGTTTAGTATTGTGTTTGGAATTTAGACTCATAATTTTTCCTCTTAGATTGTGGCTGCCATTATGGCCATCACAGGCATTGTCATGATGGCATATGCTGATGGTTTCCATGGGGATTCCTTTATGGGTGTGGCTTTCGCAGTTGGCTCCGCCTCCACCTCAGCACTCTACAAAGTTAGTACACTGAGCTTTTCTGCATAAAacaattttagcatttaatgtTGATATGGAGTTTTTGCAAAACCTCTTTGTGACACTCAGGTGCTGTTTAAGATGTTCCTTGGCAGTGCCAATTTGGGCGAGGCGGCTCACTTCTTTTCCACAATGGGTTTCTTCAACCTCATCTTCATCTCCTGCGTTCCCCTTATTCTCTACTTCACCAAAGTGGAACACTGGGGTTCTCTCTCCTCTTTGCCCTGGGGTTACCTCTGCGGGGTAGCTGGCCTCTGGCTAGGTGTAGTATGACTTAATTTATGGAAAATTAAGCAGTTGATGTTTTGCTAAGCCCAGCCTTAGAAATGTTAATGACCAGTACTTAAGCAACTGTTGCCATAtgccatttaaagggatagttcacgcaTTTTTTTTACCCtgaagttgttacaaacctgcatacatttctttgttctgctgaacacaaaagaagatattttgaacaatatttGTGATCAGTTTTTGAAGCActgttgacttccatagtaattTTTTCATACTATGGAACTCAATTGTGCTTTCTGCTTGATTATAAATATATACCTTAATATAGTTTGTGCAACTTCATAAGCACATTTTATGGAAAATCATGCAAATCTGGAATTCATTCTTGTTAAGGGAAATTTGAAAGCTCAAAAGTAACCATTATGGGCGGAGCTTATCTTAGCAAAGAGTCCATTTCCctccaaaaataaatttgaagaCATAAAATAGTGCTGACGTATTACCACTTGATCACTGCTGGTTCGGATGTAATTGAGCACATTGTTGGTATATTAATGCATCAAATACAACACCTAAGCACACTTCCAAGAGTACTTAAAGTGCTTAGTAAGTAAGAGAAATGAGGTTAGAATCAATTTACACTCCGCCGTAGCATTTCTTAGATATCCAATATGCGCTGCGTCAGACAGTGTAAACCATGATAGTAGGAAATCCACTTGTATTTATCGTATATTTGAGCTAAAATGGAGTGCTGAGTCTCCAGGGTGTTTTAAGGACAGTGTGATATCCATTAACTTTTGCCAGTCATCCAAATCACGTGAACTTCTCTGTTTATTCAGCTACACAAAGAGGATAAGATGACAGTAACTGCTACATCTGATTAACTATGTATGATGaaattataacacaaaatatttctgtttttttctctctctctttctctctatttatctctctctctctctctctctctctctctctctctctctctctctctctctctctctctctctctctctctctctctctctctctctctctctcatagtGTTTAACATCCTGGTCAATGTAGGAGTGGTGCTCACGTATCCTATTCTCATATCAATTGGGACATTACTCAGTGTTCCAGGCAATGCAGGTGTGATGACTTTGacatatatttaaatttaaaaactgTGTACGATTACAGTACCTATATTGCAATATACAGTAAATTAGAACAATGTTATAatcgcaatgcgcgacgcaagtgtctttcgctagtttccaccctaattttcacgtttagcgtcgcgttgtttaaatagcaaatgcatttgcgcccccttttgcgcccatgggcgttctggtctgaaaatgaggtgtgttcaggagcattgttggcgcgttgctattttgaggcaactaaaatagactacgccattgaccgcaatgtgttttatgttatttaaagagcgcattagtatgcgcctataaacgggaggacaacgcgggtttgcttatcacaaagtacatgaatgcgcagcagcacaaaaatgctttgaaatatgaaagattaaaggattgaatgtaaaagattattattgaatctcttggacataaatgaggactaattatgagactttagaaggcgcaaagagttgcttcacctgcagcctggtaagtaaataaatgctttgctttaaacaaatgcatctgtttttaaatgtttttttttaaatgctacctcacggatttattatatgatgactctgtacctgcggatatggtgagatgagaaacatttttaagtcatgcttaaaaaaaactctttgctaaaaaaaacgcgCTGAAACGCGCATAGAGCCGTTtataaattctttatctcttgtttgttacaaataaagtatttttagagtacaaaccttatcttacatgcttgtaaattattttttgatgatattggatagccatacatttaaaggaattacaagcctgcttttttacttccatgactaaaagaaaacgggttttaaaggttttaataaaaaaataacaatttcaatacaagtgaaaaacaacacaattatttaacattaatcttaaactgggtatcttcttcctccgcttagtttttcagtttacaaagtccgtcatctaaatagggattagacatagcgccagcgcaacttgcttttaaaggggatgagagctgagactctcattggtttactgcccgttacgcccaaaatactcccattacaataggaccaacccttttcgaccatgcgctcggcgcacaaaccatttttcccgtcgttaaattagcaaaagtggattcggacacgcccatttacacgttgcgctgtgcgctttagactttgcgcttagatcgttaaaatagggcccaataaCTGAATACTTCACAATTTAAATGACATGATTTAAGAATTAGGAGAAATGTCATGAAAATAATGTTGTTatgaaaaaaatcttattttaaaatatatacagtactgtgcaaaagtcttatgtagggttcacaccagacgcggtagaggtggcaatagcgagtgatttacatgttaaaggttcagtgtgtaattttagcggcatctagtggtgaggttgcgaattgcaaccaatggctcagttcaCCGATCACCCCTcgtttttgaaatgcatagagaagccaCGATAGCTGCCACCAGataaacatgtcatcgtcagagacaacttagtaaaaattactttgtccgttaagggatatgtagaaacatggcggcacaaaatggcgacttccatgtaatgGGACCCTCAGTATGCAGATAAGAAATATAagaggcaacagtttacttcctgggattggtgatgtagacaagaccaacattataATAATTCTTCCCactttggactcacagcctgtaagttaactcctgttagcctTGCATTGTGACCatatctttcaaacatggtaaggagcgtcacatttccggcagACGTCTGAGGTATACTTGCCAATGTCAACGTACAGTTTAGCTGgtcaatcagggacacagagcttttaaaatccgtgcgtttcaggaagagagtaaaatctggagctacaaaaatgtacggtatgtgaataacaatgtgggttttttttttaaccataaaccacgcaaacacattgtattataccaaatacacaaaataatgttgttttagcaatgaaataggtgttCTTTAACATAATTAAATGAATTTGGTAacatacagtttgtatggtataaaatgcattacgtctatggaatgtccccacaaaaaaatgaaaaccagagtgtgtgtgtgtgtgtgtgtgtgtgtgtgtgtgtgtgtgtgtgtgtgtgtgtgtgtgtgtgtgtgtgtgtgtgtgtgtgtgtgtgtgtgtgtgtgtgcgtgcgtgtgtgcgtgcgtgcgtgtgcgtgtgtgtgttcattATGCATTAACTATTGTTAAATACAACTTAAATACgacttttgatttaaaaatgtacctAGTGAATGCTAAAAATAGCACAATAGCACATTTATTCATATTATAactaagatgaataaatgctgtagaagtattggtCATTGGtagtttatgttagctaatatgttattaactaatgttaaaggataattccaacaccacgaaccactcggtgagtagcacaattttgaaaatgaacgttaagtgttgttttaatgacatgtttgtgcatggtcattgacttccattctgaaacagacaagagacgcttctaaacaagtcaaaaagtcaagacacgacccattgtcaaaatatctgtgtccatcactgtagttcatccaaaacaaaccagaaatgagactcaaagtgttaaataccggaattatcctttaacaaactcaactttaaagtgttaccaaaatatgttttaacatACATGTAATAATTTTGTTtaacaattatttaaaataacctttGATATATAATAACATGTATACTATAAAATAAGACTTTGTAAAATCAAAGGAAATCTCTTAGCCTACAAGACTCCTTGAGAAACTATTATATCAGAGGCAAGTATCCTCGAAGCAACCTGCTACCCTGTGACAGCGGGTAAGGTTTCCAGGACAACAGTAAATGCCTTAATGTCTCGAGGGTGCTTGGCTTTAAACAATCTTCAAGGTCAGTGAGTTAATTCACATGTGGCTTTTTATGCACATACAACAAATCATAGTATTCATTTGTGATTTATTGTGCCTATTTTTTATTGATAAACAAATGTTTGCACTGATTTATAAAAGAGGTGAATAACGGTAAACTGGTagttatatttaattataaatgGTGGCCGCTTcacatttttattgttaataataCGGGACTCCGTCTATAAGCATGATTTGCTTTTTGGAACTTGTAAAAAGAGTCAAGAGTACAGACACATGAAGAATCACTCTTTATCTAAAAATCTAATTTCCTTAAAATTATAGCCATTTTAATTgctgaatgattttttttaacggTAATGAATCTTAAATTACTCAAATTAATTGGTTCCCTAGCCAAGAGGACTCTGCATAGTCAGTAATGCACCCACTCGTGGTGATTTAGACAGTGAGGATATGAGGTCACATTTGTGTTACATAAACTCAGTCTTGTGTAGTTAACCTCAAGCAATTAATAGGAGTTTCTGTCAAAACACTGTACTGTATAAAAAACAGTAAAGTCTGACTACCATGCATTcattaattatattaaatagGAACTTTTTCTGAATGTTTTATGtcttaaaagtgcatttttgtcTTTGTAAAATTTTACATGTATGGTTCAAAATCATTTTATCTCAGATTGATCTCTTAGCTGTATTATACActtctctctcactcactctctttctatctttctttctttctctctctctctatttgtGAGTAGCCATTGATGTGCTGAAGCATGAGGTGATCTTCAGTGTTGTGCGTCTGGCTGCCACCTGCATCATTTGCCTGGGGTTCCTGTTGCTTCTGCTTCCGGAAGAATGGGACTCGGTCATTCTGCGCTTCCTTGCCGCCCTGGCCGACAAGAAACCGGAGGAGCACGGCGAGGAGCTCACAgactccagcatccacacacgCAGCCGAAGCAGAGCCAACGGAGCTGTATCCATCCCTATGGCATGACCTTTTACCTCTTTATGAACTGGGAATGAGTAGCCAGCAGTCAGTGACCATTCACCATGAGGCAGCATTTGGGCAAAAAGAATGATTGCATTTAAAGTTTGTAAAGGAATATAACGAAGATACTGAAGGTAGGGATGATATCCCTAAATAATTTCCATAACATCTCAACCAGTCAAAGTTGAGAACATGCTGTTGCTATGTGAGAATAGCATCACACTAAACAGGAGTATTTACtgacagtatttttattttaaagaggaaatCTAGTATTTTCTTCTCTAAGTGAGGGCCTGCCATTTTTATGGGGAGTAAAACTCATATAATACATAGAAATGAATGGACTTTCGACTATCTCCCTCTGCACGCAATACTTGCACCCCAGCTAGCCCTCCCCATGGACTGTATTCTGTGAATATAGACTTTGTCAGGGCCAGTTTGGCTCACTGTACACATGAATGCATACAGAGACGTATATGAACATGAAATATGAGGATTATTTGCATTGTACGTATAGTAGTATCATGTATATATGtaggaaaaatatattatgcTTTAATGAACAAgcctttctttttcttttataataaagatcTTTAAAACTCTTTCAACTCTTTTGATTTGATTGGATACTGTATAGGAAGGAAAGCATGGACAGTtgtataaaatgcatgtttaaagtCAACCTGCCATTTTCAGTCAAACAtctataatatataaatagatATACTAGCAAAACCTTTATTATGAACATATCTAAGTATCAAGACTATAACAAGTCTTTTTATGggtatttgtttttttagcacAGTTCAGTTAAGACCGTACTGGTCATTAGGGTGCTGGCTGAACTCAAACCTTCGTCTCTATGAGATCAGTTCAGCTCTTGAGGTTTTACAAACTTGCTACTTGGCTGATATTATTGATTAAGACAAACCCATCGCGTTCCCTCAGTACTGTCAGGGATAAACACTCCTTTGCAGTAATGTGACAtccatttgttttaaatgactaTGATGATCTTGCCTTTTCAGAAGTTTAATGAGGTAATAATGGACAGGTTGGGTATGTTCAAACTGCTGGAGAAGcccaattaaattaaatgaggTAGAGAAGAAGTGTGGGTGAAAAGGAGGGTAGCAAACAGATTGTAAAGGAAGCCTTCAAATCCACATTATTTGCCACTCGTTCAGCCACCCATAAGGTGGTGATAAAAAGTCCACGTGCTGATGAAGCTCAGAAGGGATTAAGGTGCCTTAAAGGTTCTTCATTGCagtgccatagaagaaccatttttagttcctcaaagaaccattcatagaatttctttaatatttttttttttacactttttcaCCTTTATTTAAACAGAATGATTTTTCAGATGCAATAGGTTCTTTATGAAACCATTCAGACAAAAATAGTTTTCTATAGCGTCGTGAATCACCTTCAGGTTTATGAATGCTGGCTTTAATGGCATCATGCATCTACTtattattgcatttaaacaaaagcATTTTTGCATACAATGACTTAAATACACCCCCAtaattaaagagtaactaaacacTAAACCACCTTTTTTtggttaatgatctgtaagaatgatgctttattagtgctgttcattgattttagtaagttttttgacatttggatataaagtgttttaatactacaatatatggtgtaaaaacgtctgagtgctgccctcttcaggttgaacagtGGCTACTGCATtttaattttcctattggatgttgggtccaaaaaatgactcgtgacgtaagcaggttcaagctcaccacgcccttgttacgatctcaccacacacttggtacaagcttagttcatcccctctatctccgttgggatctgcccacttttcttgcgtttttcaaatattgccagtgggtggagtcaggctctgaccaggggtttagttacgctttaacaAAGATCTTaattaaattagattttttgtgAGATGAGATGAGACCATAATCAAGAAAGGTCTTTTAACAGAAAGGCTAAAGTTCTTAAATATTGAGTTGAGTTTGGATCTCTCGAGAAGCATGGACAACTAGGccactgaagaaaatgtaagtggtgcttgcagtggcaaaacTTTCAAAATGTTACAATAGTGTTtgtgagtcaaaagagcccacccccatgtctctacaatgttctgatgcagagatatggctcttgcaaaacggtcgCTGGGGTATTCTCATTTATTGCTAGAGAGTGAATTGgcatccaccaatgattatacttcAAGCCATGAAAGAAATAAttcatgatgactcatgattttagatgcaagtttgcagtatttttaagcaAAATTACCATTTTCCTATCTCAAGATCACTAGGTGGCACTATAATTAAATTATGTATGAAACCTCATGCCAATAAtaacatctagctagttttatgactatacactttagttttgCAAAGGAACatttgtatgaccatagggtttgcttGATGTCAAAGGTTATGTTcgattataaggccaactaggggttcaggcataccatctttttgtgtggcctcagactcatacatcagcgtatcaaatctggtgaaacaatttcattttatttatgtcaaaAAACGAATGTAAATGAATGCAacttttcgttttttgcaattttcattTCTGATAGtaatttgaatgtttttttgttcagaagctattgtattgtttttgcaACGGTGGATTTGAGttgatcggaataacgctcgccacaaaaaaacatgaaaaggaTATTATCACTGAAAAGAATGAAAGTGTTTCAAAAGTTTGAGCTTTGGGCAAGGTTAATTTAGGTTGataatttatgataaaaaaacatggaattgataataaaaaaatcaaagtcATAGCAGTGGTacagttttatttattaaacaaaaacaaagattCATTTCTGTGAACTGCCATAATTATAATTGCAACGTAgcaagatttattttctttaaggtTTACTGAAAGTAATCAGACAAACTAAAACCGCCTCTAATTCTGTCAATCATCAAACCTAGCTCCCCGAGCAGTCGCATGCCTGAGCAATCAGAAGAGAGACAGGCCCCCTCACCGCCGTCCAAGCATTAACACACAGTTATAAAGTAACCTGTAGGGACAGTCGCCATGGAAACTTTCCTCATTACGCCAAAACCGAGAAatataaagagagagaggggcACGCACCTGCCATTTCACAACACAACTTTGCTAGAGTTTCGTTTTGTACAGTTAAACAGAATGGAAATTCTCTTTGATAAGAAGAACAACTTAGGACCATAACACTTTAACTGGATCAGATGCAAGTGGACATTTTTTGGAGTATACTTCCACTTCAAAATTACAAATTCGAACAAAGTTAAGTGAATTTACCCGGGATAACAAATGTATGATATTTTTGTGGAACAAAGAGTTTACTTCTTGGAAAGAAGGTCAAGAGTCTAAAGTCGTTCCTTGAGGAGCACGGCCTTCTAATCAAAGGTACTTTGCTTTTAGGGAACATccacacaaaatatttgattttcaTTCAGTTAGTCTCATTGTGTATTTGTTTTCTCCATCAGGTATTTTCATATATTACTTACATGACTGTAGGCCTGGATCATGGGGAATAGCAACACCAGACCAAAGATTTGCCAAGTTGCACCGTCTCATGATCTAGCACTGGAAGATGAGCCCTCACTGCTTCCAACCTCAAAGTGGATGATCACTACTGTTCAAGGCACAGAGACACAAGAGAAAGGGATTCTGG containing:
- the slc35f4 gene encoding solute carrier family 35 member F4 isoform X2, whose product is MKKHSARVAPLSSYSTQVLTCPISEGEEGSESHAETPVSETSGDGTAYQACANTVLKVLGGLLVVLCVSSSWVGTTQVVQLTFKSFSCPFFITWFSTNWNILSFPLYYSGHVATNREKQTPIQKFRECSRLFGEEGMSLKVLLKRTAPFSILWTLTNYLYLLALRKLTATDVSALYCCHKAFVFLLSWIVLKDRFMGVRIVAAIMAITGIVMMAYADGFHGDSFMGVAFAVGSASTSALYKVLFKMFLGSANLGEAAHFFSTMGFFNLIFISCVPLILYFTKVEHWGSLSSLPWGYLCGVAGLWLVFNILVNVGVVLTYPILISIGTLLSVPGNAAIDVLKHEVIFSVVRLAATCIICLGFLLLLLPEEWDSVILRFLAALADKKPEEHGEELTDSSIHTRSRSRANGAVSIPMA
- the slc35f4 gene encoding solute carrier family 35 member F4 isoform X1, translated to MSSTESHGLGEEICIRLEPLPGKSTHLEGKASPQVNNRLDAPQVTANGVHDIEDRILRITGYYGYNPGYSSHRREEGSESHAETPVSETSGDGTAYQACANTVLKVLGGLLVVLCVSSSWVGTTQVVQLTFKSFSCPFFITWFSTNWNILSFPLYYSGHVATNREKQTPIQKFRECSRLFGEEGMSLKVLLKRTAPFSILWTLTNYLYLLALRKLTATDVSALYCCHKAFVFLLSWIVLKDRFMGVRIVAAIMAITGIVMMAYADGFHGDSFMGVAFAVGSASTSALYKVLFKMFLGSANLGEAAHFFSTMGFFNLIFISCVPLILYFTKVEHWGSLSSLPWGYLCGVAGLWLVFNILVNVGVVLTYPILISIGTLLSVPGNAAIDVLKHEVIFSVVRLAATCIICLGFLLLLLPEEWDSVILRFLAALADKKPEEHGEELTDSSIHTRSRSRANGAVSIPMA